The Deltaproteobacteria bacterium sequence CGGCGGAGTCTTGATCGAAGATAATGTCGAGGTCGGCAGCCAGGTCTGTATTGATCGGGGTCTGGCCGACTTGACCGTGGTTGGCTCTGGAACCAAAATTGATAATCTGACTCAGATCGGCCACAACGTCAAAATCGGGCGGGATTGCATCATCGTGAATGCCTCGATTGCCGGGAGTGCAAAAATCGGGCATAGAGCTTTTCTGATGGGGACGAATGTCAGAGACGGAACTAAAATAGGTGACGACGCCCTCGTTCTGGCAGGGGCGACAGTCTTGAGCGACCTCCCGGCCGGATCAGCACGCTGGGCCGGCTCTCCGGCTCACGATGCCGATCATGAATGGAGAATCACGGCCATAGCCCGCAAAGAGCTGCCTCGTTTGAGGCAGTTCTTTCAGCTGTTTAAAAAGGCCGGGTCTTTTAATGAATTGAAATTAGAGTTCTTCGAACCAGAGACCAGAAAAGATCAAAAGTAAAGGGTGGAACATGAGTGACCCGATTGACATCGATGAGATCATCAACTTGCTGCCTCACCGGTATCCCTTTCTCCTCGTGGATCGTGTGGTTTCTTATGAGGCAGGTAAAACCATTTCGGCTTACAAGAATGTCACTTACAATGAACACTTCTTTCAGGGCCACTTCCCGGGGTTTCCAGTCATGCCAGGAGTTTTACTTATCGAGGCCATCGTTCAGACTGCCGGAATCCTGTACATGTTATCTGTAAAGGATCAGGCCAAGAACAACGTCATGTATTTTATGGCCATGGATAAGGTTAAGTTTCGCAAACCGGTTGTGCCTGGTGATCGGCTCGACATTAAGGTGGATGTTCTTAAGTTTGGAAGCCGGGCGATCAAGTTTCGAGGGGAGGCCTTTGTGGGTGAATCTAAGGCTGCTGAAGGTGAGTTCCTGGCTTCTCCCCATCAATCCTCCATAAACATTGGGTGATCACGGCATAAGGAATTGAGGTATGGAAATTCATCCCACGGCCGTTGTTGATCCAGGGGCCAAACTGGAAGAAGGCGTTAAGATCGGACCATATGTTATTATTAACAAGGATGCTCTCATCGGCGCGGGCACTGAAATAATGGCCCACGCACATATTGACTCTAACACCAGGATCGGCTGCAACTGCCGCGTCTTTCCTTTGGCCTCCCTTGGTACTGCGCCCCAGGATGTGACTTACGCCGGGGAAAAAACTCGGCTTACAATCGGCGACGAGGTGACGATCCGCGAGTTTGTAACGGTCAATCGAGGCACGGCCAAGGGCGGCGGCGTGACCCGGATCGGCGATGGCTGCTATCTCATGACTTACGCTCATGTGGGACACGATTGCCAGATCGGCCGGAACGTTACCTTGATCAATAACCTGGCCATGTCCGGCCATGTGACCGTCGAGGACGAGGCGACTATCAGTGGCATGGTCGCGATTCATCAGCATGTCCGCATCGGGACCCATGCCTACATCGGAGGAGTTAGCAGGGTGACTAAGGATGTCCCGCCGTATCTGCTGGGTCAGGGAGTGGGTGACTTTAAATTATACGGACCGAATATCATCGGTCTGAAGCGCAAAGGGTTCCCTCGAGAGACCATCAGCGCTCTCCGGGAGGCTTTTCATCTCATCTTTCGTACCAACCGTCTCCTGGCAGAGACCCTCGAAGATGCCTTGGCCAGGTTCCCGGACGTCAAAGAAGTGAAGACCATGGTCGAATTTATTCAATCATCTAAGCGAGGGGTGACTCGATAAGCGATATTCATAAAATCGGGCTGTTGGCCGGCCGGGGCCAGTTTCCGTTTTTGTTTGCTCGCGCTGCCCAGAGGAGAGGTGTCAAGGTTTTTGCCGCCGCTTTTGAGGGTGAGACGTTGCCAGAGCTTGAACAGGTGGTTGATGATATCCTCTGGGTTAAACTCGGGCAATTTGCACCGATAATGTCCTTCTTCAAACGCCAAGGGCTTAAGGAAGCGGTCATGGCCGGCGGTGTCACCAAGGTTAATATGTTTGCTCGCTTTCAGCCCGACTCTAAGGCGCAGGCCATCATGACCCGTCTTGAGACCTTAAACGACGATAACGTCCTGCGGGCACTGGCGGCCGAATTTGAAAATGAAGGCATCACCATCCTTGCCTCGACCCTCTACACCCCTGAACTTCAGGCTCCGAGCGGAGTTTTAACGCATCGGTCCCCGTCCTCGGACGAGGAAACGGATATTGAGTTTGGTTGGCAGGTGGCCAAGGCCATCGGAAATCTGGACATCGGCCAATGTGTTGTCGTGCGCCATCGGGTCGTACTGGCCGTGGAGGCTATCGAAGGTACGGACGAAGCTATCAGAAGGGGGGGCAGGCTGGCTCGAGAAGGAGCCGTCGTGGTCAAGGCCATAAAACCCAACCAGGATTTTCGTTTCGACGTTCCATCTGTCGGACCGGGCACCGTGGCTGTTATGAGAGAAGTTAAGGCCTCGGTTCTGGCTATTGAGGCAGGGAAGACTTTGATCTTTGACTCCGAGGAAATGATCGCGGCGGCAGACCAGGCTGGAATTGCCATTATAGCCAGAAAAAGTGAGTAGACGCTTAAAGGTCGGAGTAGTCGGTGTGGGCTATCTAGGCCGGTACCACGCCGAAAAGTATAAGGCCATTGACGAGGTTGATCTGGTTGGGGTGGCCGATACCAAGCCCGAGCGGGCCGAGGCTGTGGCCGCAGAGCTTGGGGTTAAACCTTTCTTTGATTCTCCTGACCTAATGGGATTGGTGGACGCGGTCAGTATCGTTGTCCCGACCAAAGATCACTTTGAAATCACCCGCGCCTTCCTCGCCCAAGGCGTGCATGTCATAGTCGAAAAACCTATCACGCGAACCCTTGATGAAGCCGATGGCCTGATCGAGCTGGCCAAGAACAATGAGCTAATCCTGCAGGTTGGCCACCTTGAACGGTTTAATCCAGCTATGCGGGCTGCCTCTTCATTGATCGGCGTGCCGCTTTTCATCGAGGCTAGCCGCATCAGTTCTTTCCCGGAGCGGGGGACGGATGTAGACGTGGTTCTGGACTTGATGATCCACGATCTGGATATTGTATTGAACCTCGTGGGTGAACTACCAGAATCAATTCAGGCCGTGGGCGCGCCGATGGTGACAGACCATGTGGATATTGCCAACGCCAGACTCGAATTCGCATCAGGATGCGTGGCCAATCTGACGGCCAGCCGAATTTCAGACAAGAGCCTGCGTAAAATTCGTATCTTCCAGAAGGACGCCTACCTCTCCATTGATTACGATCAGCGTCAGGTCGTGGTGACCCGGCGGGCCGCTGACAGGCCTCCCGGGAGACCGGAGACCACTACCGAAGAATTGGTTGTCCCTCCTGGCGATGCTTTAGAAAATGAGCTCAAGTCCTTTGTTGCATCTGTTAAGACCGGATCCGCGCCGTTTGTCAGCGGGGAGGACGGCCGTCAGGCTCTGGCCGTTGCCCTTCAGATTATGACGGATATAAAATCCCGGTCTAGGGATTGGCCGGAAATCATGGGAGAAAAGTAAGGGTGTCACTAGGCCTCACCGAATTGCAAAGATGGATCGTTCGAGGGATTCTATCTTGACCCGGATTATGATCGCGGCTGGTGAGGCCTCCGGCGATCTTCACGGTTCCAATCTGGTTCGCGTGGCCTTAAGTTTTAATCCTGACCTCAAGTTTTATGGGATCGGGGGAGAGAAACTCAAGGCAGCCGGGGTTGACCTGTATTTCGACCTGGAGCACCAGGGACTCTTCGGTCTAACTGAGATTGTCACCAGCTTGAGAAACACCCTCAGGATTTTAAGGACTCTAAAGAAATCACTGCATGAAGAAAAACCGGCCGCCTTGGTGCTGATTGATTATCCGGACTTTAATCTCAGCCTGGCCAAGACGGCTAAACGGCTGGGGATTCCGGTCTTCTATTACATCAGTCCCCAAATCTGGGCCTGGCGGCGGGGTCGGGTAAAGAAAATCAAGCGATTCGTGGATCGGATGGCGGTTGTCTTTCCTTTTGAAGTGGACTTCTATCAACAGTACGGCTTAGAGGTCTCCTTTGTCGGTCATCCTTTGCTTGATGTTATGACTCCGCCTCGTCCCAAGGCGGAGGTCAAAGTCGAGCTCGGATTCGATCCCTCTCGTCCTTTGCTGGCCTTGCTGCCAGGCAGCCGCCTCACCGAAATTCGTCAGCATTTGGCCTTAATGCTTGAGTGTGCTTTTGAGGCCAGAAGACAGCGGCCCGATCTTTCCTTGGCCGTGGCTCAAGCCGATACCTTTAAGGACGGCGACTTGGCTCCATTTCTTGAAGATGGCCCGGATAAGGTGAAGCTGGTGATCGGGCGGACTCATCTGCTGCAAAACGCGGCCGACGTGGTTCTGACCGCTTCAGGAACCGCGACCCTCGAAACAGCCCTGATGCTGACCCCGATGGTGGTTATCTATCGAGTGCGTCCTTTGACTCACTTTTTTATAAAGCGGCTTGCTAAGGTTGATTATGTGGCCCTAGCCAATCTCATTGCCCGGGAGAGATTAGTTCCGGAACTCTTGCAAAAAGAGGCTCGTCCAGATAGAATTACGGCCGAGCTTATGCGTCTCCTCAATGAGCCTGAGAGCAGAGTTAAAATGATCGAGGGATTGAGACGCGTCCGGGAGAAGTTAGGCGCTCCCGGAGGCAGTCAGCGGGCAGCCCGCCTGCTTTTGGAAACTATGAAGAAAGAGCCTGACCAAGCGTATAACAAATGAAGAATTATCAAAAACTGCTTTCATATGCCAAACCTTACTGGTTTCGTTTGGTTGTGGCGATGATTTCCATGAGCGCCGTAGCTGCCTCAACAGCTGCTATTGCTTTTTTGGTTAAACCAATGCTTGACGAGATTTTTCTGGAAAGCGACCGGCAAAAACTCTACCTGGTTTCGGTTCTGGTAGTCGGAGCTTTCCTGGCTAAGGCGGTCTTCTATCTCAACCAGGCTTACCAGATGAACTATGTCGGACAGACCGTCGTCAACAATCTCCGGGTTGAACTTTACCGGCATTTGCAGACGCTATCCCTGTCATTCTTCCACCGGACTCCCACCGGCGTACTTACCTCCCGAATCACGAATGATGTAAATATGATTCAGCATGCAGTGTCCGAAGGTATTACAGCCCTGATCATGGACGCCTTTACCGCCTGCGGCTTGATGTTTGTTATCTTCTACCGGGACTGGAAACTGGCTCTGGCTGGTATCCTGATCATACCGCTGGGCGTTTATCCGCTTTACTATTTTGGCCGCAAGCTCCGTACTCTATCCAAGCGGGTTCAGATCAATATGGGCGCTCTGACAACCATCCTGCAAGAAACATTTCAGGGGATGCGCATTGTCAAGGCCTTTAATATGGAGGAGTATGAAAACAAACGGCTGGTTAATGAATGCGACCGGCTTTTATCCAATCGCATCAAGGTGGTCACAGTCCGCGCTGTGTCTTCGTCGCTTATGGAAATCCTGGCCGGGTTCTGTATTGCAGGCATTATTCTGTATGGCGGTATAAACGTGGTTAAGGGGCTTTCCACTCCCGGTTCCTTTGTCTCGTTCTTAACTGCATTAATCCTGCTTTACGACCCCATCAGACGTTTAAGCCGGCTGAACGTGACTATTCAGCAAGGTCTGGCCGCGGCTGACCGGGTTTTCGCCATTTTAGACGAGGAGCCTGAGATCAAAGACAAGCCTTCAGCCTTGGTCCTGCCGCCGGTCACCAAAGGGGTTGAGTTCAGAAACGTTCACTTCGGGTATGGTCAGGAAGAAGTCCTCAGAGGCGTGGATCTTGTGGTCGAGGCTGGGGAAGCCTTGGCAATTGTTGGCGCTTCCGGTGTGGGCAAGACTACCCTGATCAATCTAATCCCAAGGTTTTACGATGTTCAGGAAGGAGGGGTCCTCATTGATGGCCATGACATCCGTGAGGTGACTCTTCAAAGCTTGCGAGCACAGATTAGTATTGTCAGCCAAGCCACGATTCTCTTCGATGATACAGTGCTGAACAACATTGCCTATGGCAGCCTGGACAGGTCCAGAGAGGAGATCAAGACTGCGGCTAAGGCCGCCTATGCTTATGAATTTATCATGGGGCTGCCTCAGGCTTTCGATACCCGTATTGGTGAGCGTGGCGTCCGGCTCTCCGGCGGGGAGCGTCAGCGTCTGGCTATGGCTCGCGCTATATTAAAGAACGCGCCTGTCCTGATCCTGGATGAGGCTACCTCATCGCTGGATACCGAGTCGGAATTGGAAGTGCAGAAGGCCCTGCTGAACCTGATGCAGGGCCGGACGACCTTTGTGATCGCCCACCGGCTCTCCACGGTGCGGAACGTCAATCGGATTATTGTGCTTGCTAACGGTCGGATTATTGAGGAAGGTTCCCATGAAGAGCTTATGGCCCTGGGTGGCGAGTATCGGCGGCTCTATGAGATGCAGTTCCGGGAATACGGACAGGTTCCAGGCAGCGACTCTGTTTTCGCTAACAATTTAGCCAAGACGGACATCCTTTAGGTGGTGGCTCCAAATATGACCATATCCATTCGCAGGCGTAAAGGTAAGGTCATATTCACTTTGTGCCTGCTTTGGGTTATCGCCCTTGTGGCCGTTTATGACGTTCCGTTGTCGCAGGCTTTGAAAGCCAATGATGGGCTGGGCGAGATCGTGGCTCGCTATGGCTACTGGATGGGCCACGGTAGTGTCATGATATCTCTGCTGGTTCTGATTTTGATACTCGGCTTTGTTTTTCCGCAAACTCGATTTAAGAGCGCCGGTGCCCGGGCCCTGCTGGCCTTTATCCTGTCAGGAGTTCTGGCTCAGATTATTAAACATCTTGTGGGACGCCCCCGCCCCCGTCTTCTGACAGAGGGGATCCATCATTTTGGCCCGACTCTGGCCTCGGGTCTGGATTCATTTCCCTCTGGACACGCCGCCTCCGCCGTTGCTGTAGCTACCGCTCTTTCTTTTTATTACCCCAGGGCTACGCCTCTGTTTATGTTCATCGCGTCCTTTATCGCTGCCTCCCGGATCTTTAGCGGCTCCCATTTCCCGATTGATATCCTCGGGGGAACAATCCTCGGCCTGAGTGTTGGCCTGATAATCAGTTCTTACGGTCGGCGTTCTAGAGCGATATCCTTCTATGGGGAGTCAGATCAGTGAGATTCGAGGCGGGAAGGCCCGGGGCCTGCTGCCAGCGCCATAAGATTGAGTTGGATCATAAAAGCGAACGATGAAGCGTATCATTCCTCATTACATCATTCGGGAAATTCTGCCAAACTTCTTTGTATCCCTTCTGGTATTCACCTTTATTCTTCTTCTGGCCAAGATTCTGGTATTAACTGAAATGGTGGTGGTCAAAGGGGTTAAACTGGAAACCATCCTCCGTTTCCTGTTATACAGCCTTCCTTTTTTACTTTCTTTGACCATTCCCATGTCCACGCTTCTGGCTGTACTTCTCGCTTTTCTTCGCCTCTCGGGCGATAATGAGATTACTGTCCTCAAATCAGCCGGGGTGAGCCTTTACAGGCTCCTTCCTTCAGTTATACTTTTTTGCCTCTGGACTTACCTGGTGACCAGCTACCTGGTTTTATATATGGTTCCTTCGTCCAATCGGGTTTTCCGGAATGAACTCCTGGCCCTGGCCAAGGTTAGCGCAGACATCGGTGTCAAGGAGGGGATATTCAATAATGCCTTTAAAGAGATGGTTCTTTATGTGGATCACATTGACGTGAGTAAAGGCTGGATGCGAGAAATCTTCATTCAGGACGCTCGGGAAGGTGAGGCGGCTAATGTTATTAACGCTTCCCATGGGCGCATTACCACTGACAAGAAGCAGCGCACTCTTGTTTTTGAGCTTTTCAATGGCGTGATTGACCACATCGAAGAGAGCATCGTTTTCGAGCGTTATGATCTCAAGCTGGATATGGAAAGCGCGCTCTCAGCGGAGAACCTCAGACCACCGGATCAATTCGAGATGAACCAGGACGAGCTGTGGAGGGCGATTGACAACTTTGATCGGTCTGATGTTCGTTATTACCCGTATCTCTTAGAGGCCCATAAGAGGTACTCCCTGCCTTTTGCATGCCTGCTTTTGGGTTTGATTGCTGTGCCGCTGGGGGTTCAAGGCCGCGGGAAAGGACGAAACTGGGGCGTCAGTATGGGGCTGGGAGTTTTTCTTGTTTATTATATTCTTTTCACCGCTGGATTGAGCTTTGGTGAAACAGGGGCTTACCCACCGATCCTGGGAATGTGGGTGCCCAATATCGTCCTTGGCGTTGCGGCCTTATATATGCTGCGTCAGGCTAATCACGAGGCCCCCCTGCATATCGTTTCCCTGCTCGATTTTTTTGAATCACGATTGAGGCCTGGTGAGTGAGGCTCTGAAGCATGAAGGTTGTTAATCGCTATTTACTCGAGGAATTCATTCGCACCCTTGGAATTATTCTGCTTTCTTTTGTCCTGATTTATCTCATCGTTGACTTTCTAGAGAAGATTGATAACTTCCTTGAAGCCGATGTGCCTCTCATAAGAGTGGTCTACTATTACCTGATGTCCATCCCGGCTATCCTCTTCAATGTGGCGCCGGTGGCTGTCCTGGTTTCGGTCATGATCTTCCTGGGTCTACTGGCCAGGCATAGCGAGATCGTGGCGCTGAAGGCCGGAGGGATCAGTCTGTATCGCGTTTCGATTCCTATCTTATGGATGGCATTATTTATGAGCCTGCTGCTGTTCGGGCTTTCCGAGACGGTGATTCCTTACACATCGGCGCAGACCAATGCTATCTGGAATGTGGAGGTGGAAAAGCGCCAGGATACTTCCTCCGGTCGCTATGAGGATGTCTGGTATAAAGGTGAAGGGATTATTTATAACTTCCAGGTTTACGACCAGCCGGCGCGAGTCCTGGAGGGTGTCAGTCTTTACCGCTTTGATGAAAAATTCGTAATCCATGAGCGGATCGAGGCTAAAGAAGCTCGATGGATTGACGGCCGGTGGCTTTTTTTTCAGGGTCTGGTGAAAAGGTATCTTAATGACGGGGAGTTGCGACTGGAGTATTTTGATCAGGCCGTTTTTGAACTCCCGGAGATGCCCGAAGATTTTTCACGCGTCACGCGCTCTCCGGATGAGATGAACTTCGAGAGTTTATACCGTTATGCACGCCGAGTCGAGGCAGAAGGACATGATCCTGTTCGCTATTATGTTGATCTCAACCTCAAGATCGCCTTCCCCCTCATCTGTTTTGTCATGGCGCTCATTGGCCTGCCCATCGCCTTCTGGAGGGAAAAAGGCGGCGGTATCGCTTTGGGGATTGGTGCGGGAATTGGTCTGTCGTTCGTCTATCTTGTCCTGCTTGGCCTGTTCCGTTCACTTGGTTACACAGGCCTTCTTCCGCATGTAGCCGCCGCCTGGCTGCCCGTTTTAATTTTTATCCTGTTTGGATTTTTCTTGTTTACCCTGGTGCGCCAGTGAAAAAGGGTGGCAAATATCGTGAAAAAACCTGTCTTAAAGAGAAACTAAGGTTATCCTGGATAGAGACTTAGCCCAACTTTATGGCGTGGAAACAAAAGCATTGAAGCAAGCAGTGAGAAGGAATATAAAGCGTTTTCCTGTTGATTTCATGTTTGAGTTGACAAAAGATTAATTTAAAAACTTGAGGTCACAAATTGTGACCTCAAGTTGGGGAGGAGCAAGATATTCCCCTATGGCTTTTACCGAACAAGGTGTAGCCATGCTCTCAAGTGTCCTGAACAGTGAGAGGGCGATCCAGGTTAACATTCAGATTATGAGAGTGTTTATTTTCCTGCGGCGGAGGCTGTCTACAAATGAAGATTTGAGAAGACAAATTAAAAGGATGGAGAAGAAATACGACCAACAGTTTAAGGTTGTTTTTGAAGCCATTAAGCAATTGTTGGATAAAGAGAGGAAGCCTAAAAGAAAAATTGGTTTAACCAGCGGAAAGTGAACTTACTATAAATTATTTAATTTAATTTGTATTGTATGATAAAAATAGCTAGACGGAGGATTTGATATCGTGTTTGGCTTCCGGCTCATAGGCCGGCTGACGGCACGGGTGATGGACACGCTCTGGAGGTCTTTCCCGCCAATTGTCAGAATTGAAACCACGAATCGCTGCAATGCGGCCTGCACCTTTTGCCCGCACCTGTCCATGCAGCGGGAGACAGGCGTCATGGACCAGGCCCTTTACGAAAAGCTTGTGATGGAATGCACCCAGGGCGGCTGCCGGACACTGCATCTGCACAACTTTGGCGAGCCGCTTCTTGATCCTGATTTGGCAGAGCGTATTGCTTTTGCCAAAGACGCCGGTATGCGCCGCGTGAAAATTTTTACCAATGGCAGCCTGCTTTCCGGTGAGCGTGCCGAACGTTTACTTGGCTCAGGCCTGGATGAGATCAAAATCAGCATTGATGGCAGGGATGCCGAGGAATTCGCCCGGTTGCGCAAAGGACTGTCGCTGGACATGATCCTCGATAACACACGCCGTTTTCGAGCCATGCGGGATAAGACTGCAGCGAAACGGCGTCCCACTATCATCGCAGCCTGCACCCAGACCTCTGACCGCGGAGCAACCGACCGTTTCCTTTCCAGCGTGGTGGACCGCACTGATTATGGTGAACTTCATAACTGGGGCGGCATCATGAATCCCTTACAGGGGCGCAGGATCCGCAAGCCATGCTCCCGAGTTTGGCAGACATTTACTGTCCTTTGGAATGGTGACGTAGCCCTCTGCTGCCTTGATTACGATGGCAGTGAAATCTTAGGAAATGTCAGGGAAAAACCCATAAGGCAGGTCTGGCAAGAGGAACGCTACCAGGCGATACGCAGACTGCACCGCTTATCCGAACAGGACGCCATCCCGCTTTGCCAGGATTGTTCTAAGAGTTTTTATTAGCTTTTAATCCCTCACCCTGTTTCCCGACAAATTGACTCCTATAAAAAGCTGGGGCTAATAGCCTTTAAAAGCAAGGGAATGGCTTAGGTTCACCTTGACTTTACGAGGGGTCTTTGATAGATTTTAGTAAAAATATGAGGTGGTTTGCTTAAATCTACTATTAGATTCTTAGTGTGATGCTCGATTCTTTGCTTAAGATTGACCGCATCCTTTTTTATGCCATCAACCAAGGCACCAGGAATGCGGTTTTCGACTGGCTGATGCCTGCTGTTTCCTGGCAGTACCTGTGGGTTCCGCTGTCCTTGATTGTCCTTATTTTCTTAGTACGCTCCACATGGCGAACCAGATGGATTCTGATCATTTTAATCCTGGTTTTTGTTACGGGCGATGCCTTTAACAGCCGGGTTTTGAAACCATTATTTACTCGCCCCCGGCCTTACAGCAGTTTAACGCAAGTTCATTTACATAAGAATCACTGGGAAGTGACACCGGAGCTCAAACCAAAAAATCCAAACCCGACCAGCTCTTTTCCTTCGACGCACGCTGTAAACGCCGCCAGTTCCGCAACGGTGCTGATCTGTTTCTACCCGCGTTTCTGGCCGCTTATGGCGTTTCTGGCCGCGCTGATCTGCTACTCCCGTGTTTACATCGGCGTCCATTATCCATTTGATGTTTTGGCAGGGGTCCTGGTTGGACTGTTCCTGGCCGGATCGGTCTTGGTCGTTCAAGCTTTAATCAGGCGCCGGGTCCAGGTTCGTTTTTTTAATGGAGGCAAGTAGTGCTTCCCGTGAAGGAATTAAAGACGATTTGCCCAAAAATGAAATTGACAGCTCAAGAATCGGCTTTGTAATTTATGAAAAGCCAGACAGGTTTCTCTGCGATTTTTTCAATCTCAGCGAAGAGTAGTCTCCTGAAATGATGTTTCCTCTTTACACATTGGCTTACTGTGGGGCAACCATGGCCTTGTCGCCTTATTACCTGGTCAAGGGTCTGGCTTCCGGAAAATACCTCTGGAGCCTTTCCGCCAGGCTGGGTGTGGCAGACATCAGTCTTGAGCCCAAGTC is a genomic window containing:
- the fabZ gene encoding 3-hydroxyacyl-ACP dehydratase FabZ, producing the protein MDIDEIINLLPHRYPFLLVDRVVSYEAGKTISAYKNVTYNEHFFQGHFPGFPVMPGVLLIEAIVQTAGILYMLSVKDQAKNNVMYFMAMDKVKFRKPVVPGDRLDIKVDVLKFGSRAIKFRGEAFVGESKAAEGEFLASPHQSSINIG
- the lpxA gene encoding acyl-ACP--UDP-N-acetylglucosamine O-acyltransferase; protein product: MEIHPTAVVDPGAKLEEGVKIGPYVIINKDALIGAGTEIMAHAHIDSNTRIGCNCRVFPLASLGTAPQDVTYAGEKTRLTIGDEVTIREFVTVNRGTAKGGGVTRIGDGCYLMTYAHVGHDCQIGRNVTLINNLAMSGHVTVEDEATISGMVAIHQHVRIGTHAYIGGVSRVTKDVPPYLLGQGVGDFKLYGPNIIGLKRKGFPRETISALREAFHLIFRTNRLLAETLEDALARFPDVKEVKTMVEFIQSSKRGVTR
- the lpxI gene encoding UDP-2,3-diacylglucosamine diphosphatase LpxI (LpxI, functionally equivalent to LpxH, replaces it in LPS biosynthesis in a minority of bacteria.) yields the protein MSDIHKIGLLAGRGQFPFLFARAAQRRGVKVFAAAFEGETLPELEQVVDDILWVKLGQFAPIMSFFKRQGLKEAVMAGGVTKVNMFARFQPDSKAQAIMTRLETLNDDNVLRALAAEFENEGITILASTLYTPELQAPSGVLTHRSPSSDEETDIEFGWQVAKAIGNLDIGQCVVVRHRVVLAVEAIEGTDEAIRRGGRLAREGAVVVKAIKPNQDFRFDVPSVGPGTVAVMREVKASVLAIEAGKTLIFDSEEMIAAADQAGIAIIARKSE
- a CDS encoding Gfo/Idh/MocA family oxidoreductase, coding for MSRRLKVGVVGVGYLGRYHAEKYKAIDEVDLVGVADTKPERAEAVAAELGVKPFFDSPDLMGLVDAVSIVVPTKDHFEITRAFLAQGVHVIVEKPITRTLDEADGLIELAKNNELILQVGHLERFNPAMRAASSLIGVPLFIEASRISSFPERGTDVDVVLDLMIHDLDIVLNLVGELPESIQAVGAPMVTDHVDIANARLEFASGCVANLTASRISDKSLRKIRIFQKDAYLSIDYDQRQVVVTRRAADRPPGRPETTTEELVVPPGDALENELKSFVASVKTGSAPFVSGEDGRQALAVALQIMTDIKSRSRDWPEIMGEK
- the lpxB gene encoding lipid-A-disaccharide synthase, yielding MDRSRDSILTRIMIAAGEASGDLHGSNLVRVALSFNPDLKFYGIGGEKLKAAGVDLYFDLEHQGLFGLTEIVTSLRNTLRILRTLKKSLHEEKPAALVLIDYPDFNLSLAKTAKRLGIPVFYYISPQIWAWRRGRVKKIKRFVDRMAVVFPFEVDFYQQYGLEVSFVGHPLLDVMTPPRPKAEVKVELGFDPSRPLLALLPGSRLTEIRQHLALMLECAFEARRQRPDLSLAVAQADTFKDGDLAPFLEDGPDKVKLVIGRTHLLQNAADVVLTASGTATLETALMLTPMVVIYRVRPLTHFFIKRLAKVDYVALANLIARERLVPELLQKEARPDRITAELMRLLNEPESRVKMIEGLRRVREKLGAPGGSQRAARLLLETMKKEPDQAYNK
- a CDS encoding ATP-binding cassette domain-containing protein, producing the protein MKNYQKLLSYAKPYWFRLVVAMISMSAVAASTAAIAFLVKPMLDEIFLESDRQKLYLVSVLVVGAFLAKAVFYLNQAYQMNYVGQTVVNNLRVELYRHLQTLSLSFFHRTPTGVLTSRITNDVNMIQHAVSEGITALIMDAFTACGLMFVIFYRDWKLALAGILIIPLGVYPLYYFGRKLRTLSKRVQINMGALTTILQETFQGMRIVKAFNMEEYENKRLVNECDRLLSNRIKVVTVRAVSSSLMEILAGFCIAGIILYGGINVVKGLSTPGSFVSFLTALILLYDPIRRLSRLNVTIQQGLAAADRVFAILDEEPEIKDKPSALVLPPVTKGVEFRNVHFGYGQEEVLRGVDLVVEAGEALAIVGASGVGKTTLINLIPRFYDVQEGGVLIDGHDIREVTLQSLRAQISIVSQATILFDDTVLNNIAYGSLDRSREEIKTAAKAAYAYEFIMGLPQAFDTRIGERGVRLSGGERQRLAMARAILKNAPVLILDEATSSLDTESELEVQKALLNLMQGRTTFVIAHRLSTVRNVNRIIVLANGRIIEEGSHEELMALGGEYRRLYEMQFREYGQVPGSDSVFANNLAKTDIL
- a CDS encoding phosphatase PAP2 family protein translates to MTISIRRRKGKVIFTLCLLWVIALVAVYDVPLSQALKANDGLGEIVARYGYWMGHGSVMISLLVLILILGFVFPQTRFKSAGARALLAFILSGVLAQIIKHLVGRPRPRLLTEGIHHFGPTLASGLDSFPSGHAASAVAVATALSFYYPRATPLFMFIASFIAASRIFSGSHFPIDILGGTILGLSVGLIISSYGRRSRAISFYGESDQ
- the lptF gene encoding LPS export ABC transporter permease LptF, which translates into the protein MKRIIPHYIIREILPNFFVSLLVFTFILLLAKILVLTEMVVVKGVKLETILRFLLYSLPFLLSLTIPMSTLLAVLLAFLRLSGDNEITVLKSAGVSLYRLLPSVILFCLWTYLVTSYLVLYMVPSSNRVFRNELLALAKVSADIGVKEGIFNNAFKEMVLYVDHIDVSKGWMREIFIQDAREGEAANVINASHGRITTDKKQRTLVFELFNGVIDHIEESIVFERYDLKLDMESALSAENLRPPDQFEMNQDELWRAIDNFDRSDVRYYPYLLEAHKRYSLPFACLLLGLIAVPLGVQGRGKGRNWGVSMGLGVFLVYYILFTAGLSFGETGAYPPILGMWVPNIVLGVAALYMLRQANHEAPLHIVSLLDFFESRLRPGE
- the lptG gene encoding LPS export ABC transporter permease LptG, producing MKVVNRYLLEEFIRTLGIILLSFVLIYLIVDFLEKIDNFLEADVPLIRVVYYYLMSIPAILFNVAPVAVLVSVMIFLGLLARHSEIVALKAGGISLYRVSIPILWMALFMSLLLFGLSETVIPYTSAQTNAIWNVEVEKRQDTSSGRYEDVWYKGEGIIYNFQVYDQPARVLEGVSLYRFDEKFVIHERIEAKEARWIDGRWLFFQGLVKRYLNDGELRLEYFDQAVFELPEMPEDFSRVTRSPDEMNFESLYRYARRVEAEGHDPVRYYVDLNLKIAFPLICFVMALIGLPIAFWREKGGGIALGIGAGIGLSFVYLVLLGLFRSLGYTGLLPHVAAAWLPVLIFILFGFFLFTLVRQ
- a CDS encoding SPASM domain-containing protein; the protein is MFGFRLIGRLTARVMDTLWRSFPPIVRIETTNRCNAACTFCPHLSMQRETGVMDQALYEKLVMECTQGGCRTLHLHNFGEPLLDPDLAERIAFAKDAGMRRVKIFTNGSLLSGERAERLLGSGLDEIKISIDGRDAEEFARLRKGLSLDMILDNTRRFRAMRDKTAAKRRPTIIAACTQTSDRGATDRFLSSVVDRTDYGELHNWGGIMNPLQGRRIRKPCSRVWQTFTVLWNGDVALCCLDYDGSEILGNVREKPIRQVWQEERYQAIRRLHRLSEQDAIPLCQDCSKSFY